The Epinephelus moara isolate mb chromosome 11, YSFRI_EMoa_1.0, whole genome shotgun sequence sequence ATTAATAACATTTGTTTGAGAAACATTAGGTGTTACATAGAACTGTAAATAACCTGAAATTCCCTCAACATGAGGCTTTTTATTCCTTCATCTCCAAAAGAATATAAGCTGAGCTGTCATGTAATTTTAAGAGTGATCCCAGTTATTCAGGATTTTTTTCAGATGTCAGGAAACGTCTCTTCATTACTAATAGATATTGATGGAAATgtcctctctcttccctcctgATTCACTGCATTTTTCATGTCCTGATTCATTTCATCAAATATTGACACATCTTACAGTTTAATATATGAGcacaaagataaataaataaagacctctttaactttttaaatcagtgctgctgtgttagtGTTACCTGATGATGGTGGGCATGATCTCTGCAGTGAAGAGGATGCAGAGAGAGGCGGTGGCCTGGGAGGAGAAGAGACCCAGCACTGAGAAAACTGTGATGGCCGTCTCACTGAGATctaaagagacagaggaaggaagGACAAGCATCAGAATCACATTTTCTGATGATATATCATGATGCCCTATTGATATAAACTGATTTCCAATGTAGATTTCTGAATAATCCTTTCTCTGAAACTTCCAGACTTGTGTCATGAACAGTGAACACAGAGAGCAGTGCCTTTAAGAGGTCAGCAGGAACACCATCACCCCCCAGTGATACTGCCCCCTCAGCCTTTGATGCATGATTAAAGCACAGCACCTGACACAGCTTTGACTTTGCTGCCACTGCAGTGTCCTACATAAACCTAGTGTCATACTTAATTTCAGCCACAAGGGGGAGACTGAGACTGAGGCAACTGTGTGTTTCTACACCATGCTgtggagagacaaagacaccTGAAACATGGTTTGTCATCAACACCGCTGCTTTTAATCTGTTTCATATTGCATGATGCACAAGCCAAACATGAGGTCATAGGTGTATAGATGATCTAATATGACCAAAACTGAGCTTAAAATCACATAAACTAACTTTTACTTCCATTCCAGTTGGGATTTGAGGAAGCAAGGCCTTTAATCCTCATACAAGCCTCACATAATGGTTCTGTACAACAACAGGGGGTGACCTCTGGGGAGATGAAGGGAGACTGTTTCCACCTTGTTGGCAAAGTCTATTAATAGCTTTCTTGATTTGACTCTAGATTTACtcggagagaaaaaaacatatccCGCAAGTAAAGCCTGCTTACACTCCATGAGTCCCAGGAGGATCAAAGAGGCCAGCCCCGTCATCGTCATGGAGAGGAGCAGGATGCCACGGCGACCGCACCTGTCCACAGTCGCCCAGAGTAACAGCCAGGCACCGCCCCCCGCGCACACTGACAGCAGGTACGTCCAGTAGAAGCTGGGGGCCGTGCCTCTGACATCACCTCGGAAAGAGCTGTAACAGTGACTAATGCCGTGCGAGATGAATCTGAAGGAGGGGGGACAGAATAACAAAGAGTCCGGTTTTAAATAGCGAAGTAGTTCAGCGTAGAACAACGAGTAAGAATCAGTCAGAGCACTCTGAGGATGAAATATGAGACTGCAGCAGCGACCGGTTCCTGTAAATAAAGTGCAAATGAAAGGGCTGACTCAAAACTGCAGCGTTGCTAAATTAATGCCAAGAGTGTGGGATGACTTACGAGGTGAAGCCGAGCACACACATGTTCTTCCAGATGTTCCTGCTGTGGAAGAGCTCGGGGAAGGACAGGTGGGGGCGTGAAGAGGGGGCCGGCTCTGAATCCAGCTCTGCAGAAGGCAAAGAGGACAAAACAGGCTCTTTAATTCACAGCTCCACAGCACAGAGAGTGATGACCTGGTTGTTCCTTTAATCAATAGCTCactaactattttttttatctgaaaaaAGACATATACAGGAGGACTCCAGTTAAATCGATGATATTGCAGGTCCTATTGGTCAAAGAGAAGATGTTTAACAGGCACTCATAATACTGCAGCTGTACCAGGAttaataaaaatagattttacGATAACATTTTTGGTTAACCTTCCAATTTAGCATTTATTAGCAGTTCATGGGCAATTAATAAATTACCAGTGACCACCATATATGAAGGTCATAATTACTATGGATAGGTGCAACCTGCTGACCTGCGAACATGGAGCAAACAAAAGTTATTTTAGGTGAAGTGGGGTcgagaaaaacattttactttttcagtTAGTAGtagtgtgacagggacaggtaaataAAAGGCCTGGAAGGAGGTAACGGATGCTGTGTCTTCTGTTGTAAGGACCATTCAAAGAAGTCAACAAAAATGGTTCGATATGAAATGtgatgcaaaataaaaacacttaggTACACACAAAAACCACAACAGCTACAGGAGGCCCTTCCCAGTCtcagctctctgctgcagacGAGCGCATTGCTTGTATCATCAGAGAGACTTCTCTGTCAGGGGAGACAGCGACATGCCTCAACTGGACCAGTCAACAGCAAACTCAGAAGGTTAAGTGATGTACGTgttatattaaatgttaaatgactgtacattctgacagccatcactgatagTGTTTGGTCAGTAACGTGGGTCTCACAGTCTCACCTCTCAAACAGAAGATACATTTGTAGAGTTCTCTGTCCTGATTCAATTAAGTGAGAATGGGATGCAAGAAATGTAGGAAACGCATGTATTAAGTCGATTTaaaaaggcatctgtgtattgtgaaGATGACAGAGTGTATATCCGAGCTAGtaacatattgatgaatgccaaaatacatgtaaatttcCTTCTGAGAACAGTTTATATACAAATTTGAGACGAATGAGACGATGCAAACAACCTTAACTTAAGGTGTAGAGAACAGAGATTTTAATAAATAACCGTTAACTGAGAATAAGAATTTCAACATATTAACACTATCCGTTAAAGagttaaaaataattattaaatagAATGGCTGGAGTCGTACGCAGCCACCTGGGCAGTGCTATGATGTTGCTACTGTCTTGGGAGACGACTACAGCATGTCAGAGCAGTTAGTCCAAAGTCTGCTgggttagcacgagctaacaaagcagcagcagctaacattcAACACTGAGCTGTTAAAGGGCCCCAACAAAGTCGCACTGACACCGATACGGCTTGACTCTGTGTTACACCCATTAGGTAACATAAGCTGTATGATGCCAACGTCACTGAGTGTGTGCAGGACTCTTAACGTCCCTGGTGCAGAGCTTACACTCCCACAGCAGTAGTGTcaagatggagagagacagagcagggcATAGAGGGGTGAAGCAATACACTATGCGCAGCTCTACAGAGAAATAATATTCTACTCATCTTAAAAGTTACAAACAAAAGTAATGTTCAGTCCAGGCCCTCAACTTGTCAGTTAACTGTTAATGATCAGTTAACGAGGGTCAGCTATTGCTCccaaaaaaaattctaaattaGCATCCCTATTAGAGTGGCAATGACATCActacacttaaatttaatgacttttaagacCTTATCAAGattttaaaccaaatttaaggctgatttttggacaaattcttactcaagcattgcaggtaagtttATCTGTGGTCACAAGCATTcgtaggttttatgtaggaatatggttattagagtaagttaggttaatctacattttgcgaTTTAATGCGAAATACCtcgactcattttgacaaaaaggaATTAACAGATGGATTCATTAAATTAGATAAAacgtttgtggcaattaagacgtcacaaattcaaattgaagaccatttaatgacttttaaggcctgaTATTTATAAACTCCTCTCTACCTGGGAAACACGTTGAGTGTCAACTTATCCAGCTCAGATGATTTTGTAGCTGCAGGTCGTTATGCTTTATTATAATTTGATGTGTCTTTAATAAATCATGAATCATAATTGAGCATTATTACCTGCTCTTGGTAGAGGTGAGTGATACGTACTcctgttttgaaatgcattgCTATGAGTAACCCATAAATAATGCAGACTTCAGGAACTGAACccagcagcagtgatgcagaAAAACCTGAGCTGTTCTCATCTTGAGGGAGACAATAAGTATCTAcaatatgcacacacatgctcGTAGGCACACACCTGTGAAGCTCTCGTCATCCCTCACGTCTCTGTTGGAGTTTCTTCTCTCGGTGAAGGAGTTCATGTCTGCGGATCTCTCTGACAGAAGGAGCCAGCGAGGAGACTCTGGAAACACCCCGGGAATGCTGCAGAACAGACAAAACATAAGTCCGGCTCACTCTTTGATCTTTGCTGACCTTTACCCAGCACCAAAACTACGAAGCCCATATTTGATCCTTCAGCATGGAAAATAACCCATGTGGGTCACAAGGTAGcacatttctttatttcttaatCCAGCTTTTCTTCCAAACCTGCAACTCACTGCTGGTAATCATACTTTAATCTCTGTTAATTTGGCTTTGAAACTGCAATGAAAGCTTATCTTGTAACAGAGGTCTTACAGGGACTGGGGACCTTAAACAAAGTGGTCCTAATGCATCCTGACATGAACTAAAAGGCTCAGTGTGACGAGGGGATTGGAATCAATACGATCCAACAAAGCTTTCAGCAAGTCAGTTGGCATCAAGACACTTTATCAAAAGACTATCAGGTTCCTTCACTCTCGTGTCCCTGCAGTTCcgcagaaaaataaacacatgttCATACTCGTGACCGTACAGGAAGAATAtctaaacaaaaagaaaatgccaaTGATGAAGTCCTTAAATGGAAATCAagctgaaaattaaattaaaaaaataaaaaccatacgaacaaataaacacactgtgGCTGTGCaaccaaatacacacacactcatacccGTAACTGAGGAAGAGTGTCAGCGGGGCAGCGCCGGCTCCCAGCAGGCCCCTCCAGGACTGGCAGCCCAGTGCGACGGCCAGCAGCAGGAGTTCTCCAGCTACAGTCATCAGCCCAGCTAGCATGGTCACCACCAGCCTCAGAGACGGTTCACACAGCTCCAGACCTGACAGTCAAACACAACATCAATCCTGACAAATCTGGtttcatcagcctcagctgtactttgtgtttagtgccaGTTagcagcatgctaacacgctaaactaagAGGGTGAACATCGTGAACATAatgctttttattgtgaagcatgctgacgttagcatgaaGTTCAAAGTATTGCTGCGCCTAACTACATtctttaagggacagttcaccccaaaattgaaaattcatattttccctcttaccagTGTTGCgttttatcagtctagactgttttggtgcgagttgtggAGTGTTGGGGACATCGGCCATAGATACATCTGCCTTCTTTCTAGCATTatggaaccagatggcacttGACTCGTGGTGCCCAATGcgccaaaaatcatgacccagttacttcatcatgtaggaactattttctgtcaacCGAACTACatctgccaaccatatcactgcccAGAAGGAAGCGttcatctactcatggatgaaaggctcatgagatgtaaacattaatggaaTCCTCTTCGGGTGAGCTGTGAccttagctagctcagtggtgctaggtgagctagcaggagatgcacacttccttctgtgcagtgatatggttggcgggtgtagttcggtagagagaaaatagttcctacatgaaactgctgacaacaaggtctgtggattatcttgagtaaccgggtcatgatttctgaaaggagacattgctgttgagtttttcaaatgtattttttggccacaaactgagtgccatctagtgccaTTGTTTaacagagaagacagacatctctacagctgatatctcagACACTCGGCAACTTGCACCAAATCAATCTTGTTtgataaatggcactacaggtaagagaaaaaatatgtttttgattttgggtgaactgttcctttaaaagcaaaaacaaacatggcaacaaaaaaaatactcacGAGTGATGTACAGAGTGAGGTAGACTCCCGCACTAGCTGCCGCCAAACAGAAGCGCATGACGATGAAGATGGAGGGGTACGGAGAGACACACACCAGCACCCCAAACACCACGGACAGGGTCAGAGAGGTCAGCAAAGTCTTGAACCTGCCCAGcctgcagagaaacagagacatgTACTGTAAACCCCCTGACTGGCACATCATCACACCTGTGTTATTACATCCCCCAAAAAGATCACTTGCACTTTCAGCTTTTAATAAAACTACTACAATATACAGAGAAATAAATTGGGGATATCATTGAGCTACTATTCCAAAACtctctttagtcatttttatcatacataaacatcaaattaaatgtaaatccaaatcaagataaaaacataaaaccacaATGTATAACAGCAATAAATGATAAAGTAAGTGCTGATAATgcaagagcaaaaaaaaaacactacttCACATCTTTAAATATTAACAGCAAGAGAGTCGAGAACAGAAAATAGGACAATGGTCTACTGTGAATATAGAGAGATAAGATACAACACAGAACCACAGTGGGACCTCTGCACTTTTACAGCACTGTGAACTACTAATGTTGCTCCTACATCACTGGTTTCATGCAATTTACAAATAATTCAAAATTactaattaaatttaatgaaaCAAGAGCCCATCACTTCGAAGTTGACACAATTTTAAGGCCTGATTTCactgatttacatttttaagaAGGACATGTAGACACTGTTCAAATATATAACTGAAATGTATTATCAAAAccttgaaaatgaaatgttttaatcacaaagaaagaaatataaatagaACATATAAATGCACCCTGGAAGCAGCTCAAGGCTGAAGCATCACTGATCACTAAATGTGATGATTAGCCAATATTCAGCTGTGTGCGGGTGAAGCACTTTTGTTTCCAACCTGCAGATTAGCACTgttcccttttctttttgcaCATTCCCAGGAGGCAGCACTAATTCACTAGTCTTAACAAACAGATGCTATGCTCAATTGGTCAGCAAATTAATGAAGGCTGTTAGCTGATTAAACTGGCATCATCTCCCTCACAATTCTCCCCAAAACTACTGCTCCCCCTGTGTGATTTCCAATCCGACAACAGAGCACACGCAGGCTGGATCCATTATGCCAATTACTGGAGGTGCTTGGGTTGTGCCTAATGCAGTCTGCTTAGCATGAGGTCCTGAGATCCAGTAGAATAAATGCACACGCAAAAAAGGCGTACACTCTCTAATGTTGATGTCATGCATTGTTGATGTGTGGAAAACTGTAGATTGTGACACAGTCTCTGGTTTATCTTGCAGATCTGTATGTCTTACTGTGATAGAGAGTACTATGAAATGACATTTAGGCTGCCTGGTGTTAAATATTTCCTCCTTTCTGACTGaactttgcattttttgtgtttaagtgtttaCGTCTCTGTGTGTGGCATGGGAGGGTGTGAGGTAGTGAAACTGCAATGTAAGGATAAAAGACTGAAGATTGAGGAACACAGTGATTTAACAGCACAGATGTCTGCTGATGGATGGACTACTTGTACTGGCAGACGTTAACGCGTGCGTCTGTGTCCTGCATGACACATAAGTTATTTGTGGCATGCCATGACAGGAAAACCTCAAACAAGCTTTCCATATTGGCAGAGTAACCATTTAACAGAATTTGTTGGGTTGCGTGTTTCATCTGTTCTGCAGATGACTGTCTCAGCCATTTCAGCCTGCAAGAAACACATGCGTACATGCTTTACCTGTCAGCAGCATAGCCCAGGCCGAGACAGCCAGTCAGGACTCCCAGGATGAAACACACCTCCTCCACTGGGACCAACCAGTACTGACCACACACCAGATCCCACTGGACAGCACAGACacaagagaaagagggaggggggcAGACCTGTTAGTTGTTATCTGTTAAGGTTAGTATAATAACATAAATGTTAGAGAACAGGAAATCATCAGGCAGACATCGCCACATATATGAAGCAACGGGAGGGTTAGGAAGTGATAGACAGGTTGGCGGATACAAGGCACAGAGGGAACACCTTACCAAACAGATTCAGATGTGGACACACTGGAATATTGTTTCAATTATAAAATGTTAACCAACCTACACTTAAACAATAACTTTTGGACCCCAGTGTCTACCCAAATTACATATTAGGGCTGCATCTTAACAACATTATGAATTCTTCTGgccattatcttttttttttaattcatcgATTTGTCAGTTAAAGGTgaggaaaacataaaaagaaaaactacagGATAGGTCAGTGAGACACTGGGAACGTGTCTGCTGAATGTGCTGAAGCTACGCCCACTTGTGAGAAAGCTGCACCCACTTTTAATTGTAGCACTACAATGGATGCTCCATCTAACAGCTTTATTGGATTTGTAAAGCCAGACATGTTTGAGCCACCAGAGGCAGAATcacatttggagccagaggacACTGACCTGCCCGAAAATACACCTCATTCTTCTAAGTCTGCAGGTAATTtttattgagtttttcaaataacTGAAAAACTAAATGGATTAAGATTTTATATAATGAAGGGAGAGGGCTCATGCTTTGCGTTGCTC is a genomic window containing:
- the slc22a17 gene encoding solute carrier family 22 member 17, which gives rise to MMTSPDSPPLVSPSPCPAPPPSLPSSPVPSSPAPSSSSLPAPPSLPPTGEVMVLALGRKKQRVLIALSILPNLFLAFLLSSDPLITLSPPHHCHLPGPLPSPEVLNASLPWEKGERAGDNGDLSQCKQYANGSQSAVVDCEAGWDYNVTEGLRNNIVTEWDLVCGQYWLVPVEEVCFILGVLTGCLGLGYAADRLGRFKTLLTSLTLSVVFGVLVCVSPYPSIFIVMRFCLAAASAGVYLTLYITRLELCEPSLRLVVTMLAGLMTVAGELLLLAVALGCQSWRGLLGAGAAPLTLFLSYGIPGVFPESPRWLLLSERSADMNSFTERRNSNRDVRDDESFTELDSEPAPSSRPHLSFPELFHSRNIWKNMCVLGFTSFISHGISHCYSSFRGDVRGTAPSFYWTYLLSVCAGGGAWLLLWATVDRCGRRGILLLSMTMTGLASLILLGLMEYLSETAITVFSVLGLFSSQATASLCILFTAEIMPTIIRGSVVGAVLALGCVGRLSSPLMDLRNHYGYFLHHVVYSSLALLAVLSILLLPESKRKPLPQTLADGEQYRRPPLGRRRRDNVPLLATPNPET